A section of the Rhizobium sp. SSA_523 genome encodes:
- a CDS encoding RidA family protein, with product MHTILQPEGWAKPIGYANGIAATGRQVYIGGQIGWNGQCQFESDDFIDQVRQTLQNVVAVLAEAGGRPEHITNMTWYFVDKVEYLANLKGLGAAYRDIIGRHYPAMAAMQVVALVEDRAKIEIQAIAVIPE from the coding sequence ATGCACACGATCCTGCAGCCGGAAGGCTGGGCCAAACCCATCGGCTACGCCAATGGCATCGCTGCCACCGGCCGGCAGGTCTATATCGGCGGCCAGATCGGCTGGAATGGACAATGCCAGTTCGAAAGCGACGATTTCATCGACCAGGTGCGGCAGACCCTGCAGAATGTCGTGGCGGTCCTCGCCGAGGCGGGCGGGCGTCCCGAGCATATCACCAACATGACCTGGTATTTCGTCGACAAGGTGGAATATCTTGCCAATCTGAAAGGCCTCGGCGCGGCCTATCGCGACATCATCGGCCGCCATTATCCCGCTATGGCGGCGATGCAGGTGGTCGCCCTTGTGGAAGATCGGGCCAAGATCGAGATCCAGGCCATCGCCGTCATTCCTGAATAG
- a CDS encoding acyl-CoA dehydrogenase family protein, whose amino-acid sequence MAAASTLTGPTRDHLDWPFFDERHRALSVRLDQFAQSGALAGIDHDACDDACRGLVKALGKAGLLDAATGKGGLEDIDSRAVCLTRETLAFHDGLADFAFAMQGLGTGAIGLAGSAALKQAVLPKVQAGDWISAFALSESQAGSDVAAMQCAARREGDDFVLDGEKTWISNGGIADVYTVFARTGEAPGTRGISAFVVFADDPGFSIAERIDVIAPHPLATIRFEGCRIPAERLLGTAGEGFKLAMRTLDIFRASVAAASLGFARRALDEALHHARQRPMFGATLADLQLTQAALGDMAAEIDAAALLTYRAAWRRDVQHLSTTKEAAMAKMVATENAQKVIDRAVQMFGGRGVRRGEIVESLYREIRALRIYEGATEVQKLIIARELIKQV is encoded by the coding sequence ATGGCCGCGGCATCGACGCTTACGGGACCCACCCGCGATCACCTGGATTGGCCTTTTTTCGACGAGCGCCATCGCGCGCTTTCGGTGAGGCTTGACCAATTCGCGCAATCGGGCGCTTTGGCAGGCATCGATCACGACGCCTGCGACGATGCCTGCCGTGGCCTCGTGAAGGCGCTCGGCAAGGCCGGTCTTCTGGATGCCGCCACGGGAAAAGGCGGTCTTGAGGACATTGACAGCCGCGCGGTCTGCCTCACTCGCGAAACCCTCGCCTTTCATGACGGACTGGCCGATTTCGCCTTTGCCATGCAGGGCCTCGGCACCGGTGCCATCGGCCTTGCGGGGTCGGCAGCGCTGAAGCAGGCGGTTCTGCCCAAAGTGCAGGCGGGTGACTGGATCTCGGCCTTTGCGCTGTCGGAGAGCCAAGCCGGCTCGGATGTCGCGGCCATGCAATGTGCGGCCAGGCGTGAGGGCGATGACTTCGTGCTCGACGGCGAGAAGACCTGGATCTCCAATGGCGGCATCGCCGATGTCTACACCGTCTTTGCCCGCACCGGCGAGGCTCCGGGCACCCGCGGCATATCGGCTTTCGTCGTCTTCGCGGACGATCCCGGCTTCTCGATCGCCGAACGCATCGATGTCATTGCGCCGCACCCGCTGGCGACAATCCGTTTCGAGGGCTGCAGGATCCCGGCCGAGCGCCTGCTGGGAACTGCGGGCGAAGGCTTCAAGCTTGCCATGCGAACCCTTGACATCTTCCGCGCCTCGGTTGCCGCCGCCTCGCTCGGCTTTGCACGCCGGGCGCTGGACGAGGCTCTGCATCATGCACGCCAACGGCCGATGTTCGGGGCAACCCTTGCCGACCTGCAATTGACCCAGGCGGCACTCGGAGACATGGCGGCCGAGATCGACGCGGCGGCGCTTCTGACCTATCGGGCTGCCTGGCGGCGGGATGTCCAGCATCTTTCGACCACCAAGGAAGCCGCCATGGCGAAGATGGTGGCGACAGAGAATGCGCAGAAGGTCATCGACCGCGCCGTGCAGATGTTCGGCGGCCGCGGCGTGCGGCGCGGCGAGATCGTCGAAAGCCTCTATCGCGAAATCCGCGCGCTGCGCATCTATGAGGGCGCGACGGAAGTGCAGAAGCTGATCATTGCCCGGGAACTGATCAAGCAGGTTTAA